A region from the Sandaracinus amylolyticus genome encodes:
- a CDS encoding response regulator — MSRRVLVVDDSSTVRRVVERTLVQAGFEVVLAADGREGLERASAMVPDLVLVDFVMPHMNGFQLCQALRGIDNLARVPVVLMSAKADRIGDGFLAQTGALDAITKPFSPEALLAVTTHAMARAAAQSSPPPPLADDSGERSTLSREARAIDDDERDAEAAREAEDRRRELDAQARRVAARVAELAIDAITASPASEPLAQEALAARIEATASPEALLGFAGEIAEMVPALRGEVGLEGRIEHVPLGEVLQMLQHLRQTGVLEVRRSGADEARTISVCMSHGTIDLALGRDQDQEFLLGRYLLEEELLDRDDLERLLSARAPGPRTLLGTRLVKLGYLSHEELQRALVRQTSELVYESLRWKKGSYRFVRFATRPEALEARLGLPIGAILMEGLRRVDEWRLIEEQIRSWDDVLRPDRDAIAAIDLDRLAPEERSVLDAIDGEKSVRAIASQLGMGSFELGKILFQLLTARLVRAA, encoded by the coding sequence ATGTCACGCCGCGTCCTCGTCGTCGATGACAGCAGCACCGTGCGCCGCGTGGTCGAGCGGACCCTCGTGCAGGCGGGCTTCGAGGTCGTGCTCGCGGCGGACGGACGCGAAGGGCTCGAGCGCGCGAGCGCGATGGTGCCCGACCTCGTGCTCGTCGACTTCGTGATGCCGCACATGAACGGCTTCCAGCTCTGCCAGGCGCTGCGCGGCATCGACAACCTCGCGCGCGTGCCGGTCGTGCTGATGAGCGCGAAGGCGGATCGCATCGGCGACGGCTTCCTCGCGCAGACCGGCGCGCTCGACGCGATCACCAAGCCGTTCTCGCCCGAGGCGCTGCTCGCGGTGACCACGCACGCGATGGCGCGCGCCGCCGCGCAGAGCTCGCCACCACCACCGCTCGCCGACGACTCCGGCGAGCGCTCCACGTTGTCGCGCGAGGCGCGCGCGATCGACGACGACGAGCGCGACGCGGAGGCCGCGCGCGAGGCCGAGGATCGGCGGCGCGAGCTCGATGCCCAGGCGCGTCGCGTGGCGGCGCGCGTCGCGGAGCTCGCGATCGACGCGATCACCGCGTCGCCGGCGAGCGAGCCGCTCGCGCAGGAGGCGCTCGCCGCGCGCATCGAGGCGACCGCCTCGCCCGAGGCGCTGCTCGGCTTCGCGGGCGAGATCGCCGAGATGGTGCCGGCGCTGCGCGGCGAGGTCGGGCTCGAGGGGCGCATCGAGCACGTGCCGCTCGGCGAGGTCCTGCAGATGCTCCAGCACCTGCGGCAGACCGGCGTGCTCGAGGTGCGCCGGAGCGGCGCCGACGAAGCGCGCACCATCTCGGTGTGCATGAGCCACGGCACGATCGATCTCGCGCTCGGGCGCGACCAGGACCAGGAGTTCCTCCTCGGCCGCTACTTGCTCGAAGAGGAGCTCCTCGATCGCGACGACCTCGAGCGACTGCTGAGCGCGCGCGCGCCCGGTCCGCGCACGTTGCTCGGCACGCGCCTCGTGAAGCTCGGCTATCTGTCGCACGAAGAGCTGCAGCGCGCGCTCGTGCGCCAGACGAGCGAGCTCGTGTACGAGTCGCTGCGCTGGAAGAAGGGCAGCTATCGCTTCGTGCGGTTCGCGACGCGCCCCGAGGCGCTCGAAGCGCGGCTCGGACTGCCGATCGGCGCGATCCTCATGGAGGGCCTGCGGCGCGTCGACGAGTGGCGCCTCATCGAGGAGCAGATCCGCTCGTGGGACGACGTGCTCCGCCCCGATCGCGACGCGATCGCGGCGATCGATCTCGATCGGCTCGCGCCCGAGGAGCGCTCGGTGCTCGACGCGATCGACGGCGAGAAGAGCGTGCGCGCGATCGCGAGCCAGCTCGGCATGGGCAGCTTCGAGCTCGGAAAGATCCTGTTCCAGCTGCTCACGGCGCGCCTCGTGCGCGCAGCGTGA
- a CDS encoding EscT/YscT/HrcT family type III secretion system export apparatus protein gives MPELFDARVIGVAILVASRVAPLTVVVPWLALRDTPPALRAALLLVLTVALTPLGLSVAPALPESTFALAALALREGAIGLVFAIATAIPLIALDHAGRVIDAMRAPAMGSEITGAQGEATSPLGQLHLLLGTVIFLGLGGHRLVIAALGEGLVAVPPGAAIASVELAEVALGAARIVTHALTLAVALAAPAAIALIALEVLLGVASRLAPAVSAPIAFIPLRAAAGLAAVLLGLAVLVPHLPEPMRRAIDGAEILVRDLAP, from the coding sequence ATGCCCGAGCTTTTCGACGCGCGGGTGATCGGTGTCGCGATCCTGGTCGCGTCGCGGGTCGCGCCGCTGACGGTGGTGGTGCCGTGGCTCGCGCTGCGCGACACGCCGCCCGCGCTGCGCGCGGCGCTGCTGCTCGTGCTCACCGTCGCGCTCACGCCGCTCGGGCTCTCGGTCGCGCCGGCGCTGCCCGAGAGCACGTTCGCGCTCGCCGCGCTCGCGCTTCGCGAAGGCGCGATCGGCCTCGTGTTCGCGATCGCGACCGCGATCCCGCTGATCGCGCTCGATCATGCAGGGCGCGTGATCGACGCGATGCGCGCGCCGGCGATGGGCTCGGAGATCACGGGCGCGCAGGGCGAGGCGACGAGCCCGCTCGGGCAGCTCCACCTCTTGCTCGGCACCGTGATCTTCCTCGGGCTCGGCGGGCACCGGCTGGTGATCGCCGCGCTCGGCGAGGGCCTCGTCGCGGTGCCTCCGGGCGCGGCGATCGCGTCGGTCGAGCTCGCCGAGGTCGCGCTCGGCGCGGCGCGCATCGTCACCCACGCGCTCACGCTCGCCGTCGCGTTGGCGGCGCCGGCCGCGATCGCGCTGATCGCGCTCGAGGTGCTGCTCGGCGTCGCGAGCCGGCTCGCGCCCGCGGTCTCCGCGCCGATCGCGTTCATCCCGCTGCGCGCCGCCGCGGGTCTCGCCGCGGTGCTCCTCGGGCTCGCGGTGCTCGTGCCGCACCTGCCCGAGCCGATGCGGCGCGCCATCGACGGAGCCGAGATCCTGGTGCGCGATCTCGCTCCGTGA
- a CDS encoding cation:proton antiporter, whose protein sequence is MGAPTSLELARVLFQVVVILAASRALAPIARRLGQPVVVAEIVAGILLGPSLLGWIAPPVSAWLFPPASLSGLRLLSQLGLVLFMFLVGLELDPKLLHGRGRTSIAVGTASLVVPLVLGIACAPWLHARYGAGSPFAPFALFLSAAASVSAFPVLARILSERHLLTTRVGAIAIACAAVDDIGAWCLVTLLLAAGRAPAWLDGLRVAGVAIVLVAVMLFVLRPVLVRVVRRVERTGAIGAGSVTAVLFPLLLVAAVSELLGVHALFGAFLFGAVLPKDGPLAEVLAEKLETITVGLLLPLFFAHSGLRTELALLDSRADWLVTAGIVVLATVSKLGGSALVARASGWSWRDAGAVGILLNTRGLMGLIVLNVGLDLGVISTTVFTMLVITALVTTLATTPLLRRVFPDRAAIEERFVDAPARTAAPSARAPEVVLACVSDPRSGPALAAAAHALVGERADGARVFGLHLAEPSDRASSELRRETRDEPPVLSAFLATARALAVDARPLAFVSSAPADDIVRIADAKRASTIVLGGHEPWLFEGRLDGVVAQVVRRARATVAVLVGTERGVPDGGFGRILVADAGAKEDRVAVEVARRLGARAGTRVTCLAVGADAAARALPDGWSRERASQSSPRDALLAITASRAFDLVVLGLAPHWRLRAERELSARVGAPVLVVHDARALAVSARTKAPCAKGRRR, encoded by the coding sequence ATGGGCGCTCCCACCAGCCTCGAGCTCGCGCGCGTGTTGTTCCAGGTCGTCGTGATCCTGGCGGCGTCGCGCGCGCTCGCGCCGATCGCGCGCCGGCTCGGTCAGCCGGTGGTCGTCGCCGAGATCGTCGCGGGCATCCTGCTCGGCCCGTCGCTGCTCGGGTGGATCGCGCCTCCGGTCTCGGCGTGGCTCTTCCCGCCCGCGTCGCTCTCCGGCCTGCGCCTGCTCAGCCAGCTCGGGCTCGTGCTCTTCATGTTCCTCGTCGGGCTCGAGCTCGATCCGAAGCTCCTGCACGGTCGTGGTCGCACCTCGATCGCGGTGGGCACGGCGAGCCTCGTCGTCCCGCTGGTGCTCGGTATCGCCTGCGCGCCCTGGCTGCACGCGCGCTACGGCGCGGGCTCGCCCTTCGCGCCGTTCGCGCTGTTCCTCTCCGCCGCTGCGAGCGTCAGCGCCTTCCCGGTGCTCGCGCGCATCCTCTCGGAGCGTCACCTGCTCACGACTCGCGTCGGCGCGATCGCGATCGCGTGCGCTGCGGTCGACGACATCGGCGCGTGGTGTCTCGTCACGCTCCTGCTCGCTGCCGGACGTGCCCCCGCGTGGCTCGACGGGCTCCGCGTGGCCGGCGTGGCCATCGTGCTCGTCGCGGTGATGCTCTTCGTGCTGCGCCCGGTGCTCGTGCGCGTGGTCCGGCGCGTCGAGCGCACGGGCGCGATCGGCGCGGGCTCGGTCACCGCCGTGCTCTTCCCGCTGCTGCTCGTCGCCGCGGTCTCCGAGCTGCTCGGCGTGCACGCGCTGTTCGGCGCGTTCCTCTTCGGCGCGGTGCTCCCGAAGGACGGCCCGCTCGCCGAGGTGCTCGCCGAGAAGCTCGAGACGATCACGGTCGGGCTCCTCCTTCCGCTCTTCTTCGCGCACAGCGGCCTGCGCACGGAGCTCGCGCTGCTCGACTCGCGCGCCGACTGGCTCGTCACCGCGGGCATCGTCGTCCTCGCCACGGTCTCGAAGCTCGGCGGCAGCGCGCTCGTCGCGCGCGCCAGCGGCTGGTCGTGGCGCGACGCGGGCGCGGTCGGAATCCTCCTCAACACGCGCGGCCTCATGGGCCTCATCGTGCTCAACGTCGGCCTCGACCTCGGCGTGATCTCGACGACGGTGTTCACGATGCTCGTCATCACGGCGCTGGTGACGACGCTCGCGACGACGCCGCTCCTGCGCCGGGTGTTCCCCGACCGCGCGGCGATCGAGGAGCGCTTCGTCGACGCGCCGGCGCGCACCGCGGCGCCGAGCGCGAGGGCGCCGGAGGTCGTGCTCGCGTGCGTGTCCGATCCGCGCTCGGGCCCCGCGCTCGCCGCCGCCGCGCACGCGCTCGTCGGTGAGCGCGCCGACGGCGCGCGCGTCTTCGGGCTCCACCTCGCCGAGCCGAGCGATCGCGCGTCGTCCGAGCTGCGCCGCGAGACGCGCGACGAGCCGCCCGTGCTCAGCGCGTTCCTCGCGACGGCGCGCGCCCTCGCGGTCGATGCGCGCCCGCTCGCGTTCGTCTCGAGCGCGCCCGCCGACGACATCGTGCGCATCGCGGACGCCAAGCGTGCGTCGACGATCGTCCTGGGCGGCCACGAGCCCTGGCTCTTCGAGGGGCGCCTCGACGGCGTGGTCGCGCAGGTGGTGCGCCGCGCGCGTGCGACGGTCGCGGTGCTCGTCGGCACCGAGCGCGGCGTCCCGGACGGCGGCTTCGGGCGCATCCTCGTCGCCGACGCGGGCGCGAAGGAGGACCGCGTGGCGGTCGAGGTCGCGCGGCGGCTCGGCGCGCGCGCGGGCACGCGCGTCACGTGTCTCGCGGTCGGCGCGGATGCCGCGGCTCGTGCGCTCCCCGACGGCTGGTCGCGCGAGCGCGCGTCGCAGAGCTCACCGCGCGATGCGCTGCTCGCGATCACCGCGTCACGCGCGTTCGATCTGGTCGTGCTCGGGCTCGCGCCGCACTGGCGACTGCGCGCCGAGCGCGAGCTCTCTGCGCGCGTGGGCGCGCCCGTGCTGGTGGTGCACGACGCGCGCGCGCTCGCGGTGTCGGCGAGGACGAAGGCGCCGTGCGCGAAGGGCCGGCGGAGGTGA
- a CDS encoding helix-turn-helix domain-containing protein, whose product MSHVGTTLRRLRLESGVSLRDLARRLGVSSAYLSRVEHGLDAAPTPERLEAIASELGLPASLLLEVGHRVSPFVERYLEHEPQAAPLFLEIAARGLGAEELAEVQRYVARRFPKRAALEDGAGAHRLSPLLDTERVVLALHCDALEDAYQIASARLAALPRMPDASVLAEAFRAREEEVGAGVGAGVGVLCAAVAGAQPRAALVLLAPPLATDAPDAEPLSVLVLLVAPTRSRETLLRVAHVARLAARGMASALRDVAHPDEARQRVATLELVA is encoded by the coding sequence GTGAGCCACGTGGGGACGACGCTGCGGCGACTGCGGCTCGAGTCGGGCGTGAGCCTGCGCGATCTCGCGCGCCGCCTGGGCGTGTCGAGCGCGTACCTGAGCCGCGTGGAGCACGGTCTCGATGCCGCGCCCACGCCCGAGCGCCTCGAGGCGATCGCGAGCGAGCTCGGCCTGCCCGCGAGCTTGTTGCTCGAGGTGGGACATCGCGTGAGCCCGTTCGTCGAGCGCTACCTCGAGCACGAGCCGCAGGCGGCGCCGCTGTTCCTCGAGATCGCAGCGCGCGGCCTCGGCGCGGAAGAGCTCGCGGAGGTGCAGCGCTACGTCGCGCGGCGGTTCCCGAAGCGCGCCGCGCTGGAGGACGGCGCGGGCGCACATCGGCTCTCTCCGCTGCTCGACACGGAGCGCGTGGTGCTCGCGCTTCACTGCGACGCGCTCGAGGACGCTTACCAGATCGCGAGCGCGCGCCTCGCGGCGCTGCCGCGCATGCCCGACGCGTCGGTGCTCGCGGAGGCGTTCCGCGCGCGCGAGGAAGAGGTCGGAGCGGGCGTCGGCGCGGGCGTCGGCGTGCTCTGCGCGGCGGTCGCCGGCGCGCAGCCGCGTGCCGCGCTCGTGCTGCTCGCGCCGCCGCTCGCGACCGACGCGCCCGACGCCGAGCCGCTCTCGGTGTTGGTGCTGCTGGTCGCCCCGACGCGCAGCCGCGAGACGTTGCTGCGGGTGGCGCACGTCGCGAGGCTCGCGGCCCGAGGCATGGCGAGCGCACTGCGCGACGTCGCGCACCCCGACGAGGCGCGACAGCGCGTCGCGACGCTCGAGCTCGTCGCGTGA
- the trxA gene encoding thioredoxin encodes MPAIAVTEATFEREVLRSEIPVLIDFHADWCQPCKVQSPIVDEVSRELEGKLKVVKIDVDKNPRIAASFRVQSIPQLFVIDQGQVAAHHDRGVANKQQILQMVRPFLPTQGNELKPTDLAMLMQQRRVVPVDLREAAAYARYRIPGAVNIPAADLPTRAAELQPRDGRLRVLYARSGDEARDLADSLGKQGLQVGWLSGGFLHWEADGLPVERGKPA; translated from the coding sequence ATGCCCGCGATCGCCGTCACCGAGGCCACCTTCGAGCGCGAGGTCCTGCGCTCCGAGATCCCCGTTCTGATCGATTTCCACGCCGATTGGTGCCAGCCGTGCAAGGTCCAGTCGCCGATCGTCGACGAGGTCTCGCGCGAGCTCGAAGGCAAGCTCAAGGTCGTCAAGATCGACGTCGACAAGAACCCGAGGATCGCGGCGAGCTTCCGCGTCCAGTCGATCCCGCAGCTGTTCGTCATCGATCAGGGCCAGGTCGCCGCGCACCACGATCGCGGGGTCGCGAACAAGCAGCAGATCCTGCAGATGGTGCGGCCCTTCCTGCCGACGCAGGGCAACGAGCTCAAGCCCACCGATCTCGCGATGCTGATGCAGCAGCGGCGCGTGGTGCCGGTCGATCTGCGCGAGGCCGCGGCGTACGCGCGCTACCGCATCCCGGGCGCGGTGAACATCCCGGCGGCGGACCTGCCGACGCGCGCGGCCGAGCTGCAGCCGCGCGACGGCCGGCTGCGCGTGCTCTACGCGCGGAGCGGCGACGAGGCGCGCGATCTCGCGGACTCGCTCGGCAAGCAGGGCCTGCAGGTGGGCTGGCTCTCGGGCGGCTTCCTGCACTGGGAGGCCGACGGGCTCCCGGTCGAGCGAGGCAAGCCCGCGTGA
- a CDS encoding cation:proton antiporter, translating into MHFLLTLILQIGVILVVSRIVSLAFRRIQQPQVVGEMFAGILLGPSLLGWLAPDVSAFVFPRESLVHLNTLSQVGLVLFMFLVGLEFDPKLMRGRGHAALVTSHVSIIAPFFLGALLALHLYPQLSDASVSFDGFALFMGAAMSVTAFPVLARILQERNLVRTKVGAVTIACAAVDDVTAWAILAVVIAIVRAESLHTPLWITLAGTVAYMLAMLFLVRPALGLIEKRYHNTGRVTQDLLAVVLLIALASAWTTEYLGIHALFGAFCIGAVMPKDKGLVHELAEKLEHVTVVFLLPIFFANAGLRTQIGLVSGAEMWIFFGLIMLVAVGGKFGGSTLAARMTGLSWRESSALGILMNTRGLMELVILTIGLDLGVISPALFAMMVMMALATTFMTTPFLQWLYPLRQMREAARDESEPDEFTVLVPVSLPASGPGLLRLARALVPSGRRPRVYGLHLRRGDEHAMTDLDGTPELPAQEFALQPMLRAAQEQSIEVRPLVFASERPGRDIADLARVKGADMVLLGWHKPVISRRILGGAVYDVMTNAPADVAVYLERRFDPWTRILVPCRDVARDLPALRAAGRIGATVGVPVTVLHIVPPSGDGAATDAELRAAVSSSASDSQRAEVSIEQARSDDPVGAVVSAVRRADHDLVVVGVSKAWGIEPAIFGVRHERLAEETDASLLILRTHDVAAQQAAAAARPALREAAAE; encoded by the coding sequence ATGCACTTCCTCCTGACCTTGATCCTCCAGATCGGCGTGATCCTCGTGGTCTCGCGGATCGTCTCGCTCGCGTTCCGACGCATCCAGCAGCCGCAGGTCGTCGGCGAGATGTTCGCGGGCATCCTGCTCGGCCCCTCGCTCCTCGGATGGCTCGCGCCCGACGTGTCCGCGTTCGTCTTCCCGCGCGAGAGCCTCGTGCACCTGAACACGCTGAGCCAGGTCGGGCTCGTGCTGTTCATGTTCCTCGTCGGGCTCGAATTCGATCCGAAGCTCATGCGCGGCCGCGGCCACGCCGCGCTCGTCACGAGCCACGTCAGCATCATCGCGCCGTTCTTCCTCGGCGCGCTGCTCGCGTTGCACCTCTATCCGCAGCTCTCGGACGCGTCGGTGTCGTTCGACGGCTTCGCGCTCTTCATGGGCGCGGCGATGAGCGTGACCGCGTTCCCGGTGCTCGCGCGCATCCTCCAGGAGCGCAACCTCGTCCGCACCAAGGTCGGCGCGGTGACGATCGCGTGCGCCGCGGTGGATGACGTGACCGCGTGGGCGATCCTCGCGGTCGTCATCGCGATCGTGCGCGCCGAGTCGCTGCACACGCCGCTCTGGATCACCCTCGCCGGCACCGTCGCGTACATGCTGGCGATGCTCTTCCTCGTGCGCCCCGCGCTCGGGCTGATCGAGAAGCGCTACCACAACACCGGGCGAGTCACGCAGGACCTGCTCGCGGTCGTCCTGCTCATCGCGCTCGCGTCGGCGTGGACCACCGAGTACCTCGGCATCCACGCGCTCTTCGGCGCGTTCTGCATCGGCGCGGTGATGCCGAAGGACAAAGGCCTCGTGCACGAGCTCGCCGAGAAGCTCGAGCACGTGACCGTCGTCTTCCTGCTCCCGATCTTCTTCGCGAACGCGGGCCTCCGCACCCAGATCGGCCTCGTGAGCGGCGCCGAGATGTGGATCTTCTTCGGCCTGATCATGCTCGTCGCGGTCGGCGGCAAGTTCGGGGGATCGACCCTCGCGGCGCGCATGACCGGGCTCTCGTGGCGCGAGTCGAGCGCGCTCGGGATCCTGATGAACACGCGCGGTCTGATGGAGCTCGTCATCCTGACGATCGGCCTCGACCTCGGCGTCATCTCGCCCGCGCTGTTCGCGATGATGGTGATGATGGCGCTCGCCACGACGTTCATGACGACGCCGTTCCTGCAGTGGCTCTACCCGCTGCGACAGATGCGCGAGGCGGCGCGCGACGAGAGCGAGCCCGACGAGTTCACCGTGCTCGTGCCGGTGAGCCTTCCGGCATCGGGCCCCGGCCTGCTGCGCCTCGCGCGCGCGCTCGTGCCGAGCGGCCGTCGTCCTCGCGTGTACGGGCTGCACCTGCGCCGCGGCGACGAGCACGCGATGACCGATCTCGACGGCACGCCCGAGCTGCCCGCGCAGGAGTTCGCGCTGCAGCCGATGCTGCGCGCCGCGCAGGAGCAGTCGATCGAGGTGCGGCCGCTCGTGTTCGCGTCGGAGCGGCCGGGGCGGGACATCGCGGACCTCGCGCGCGTGAAGGGCGCCGACATGGTGCTGCTCGGCTGGCACAAGCCGGTGATCTCGCGGCGCATCCTCGGCGGCGCCGTCTACGACGTGATGACGAACGCGCCTGCCGACGTCGCGGTCTACCTCGAGCGTCGCTTCGACCCGTGGACGCGCATCCTCGTGCCGTGCCGCGACGTCGCGCGCGACCTCCCGGCGCTGCGCGCCGCGGGGCGCATCGGCGCGACGGTCGGTGTGCCGGTGACCGTGCTGCACATCGTCCCGCCGAGCGGCGACGGCGCGGCCACGGACGCCGAGCTGCGCGCCGCGGTCTCGTCGTCCGCGAGCGACAGCCAGCGCGCCGAGGTCTCGATCGAGCAGGCGCGCAGCGACGATCCCGTCGGCGCCGTCGTGTCCGCGGTGCGGCGCGCCGATCACGATCTCGTCGTCGTGGGCGTCTCGAAGGCGTGGGGAATCGAGCCCGCGATCTTCGGTGTGCGCCACGAGCGGCTCGCGGAGGAGACCGACGCGTCGTTGCTCATCCTGCGCACCCACGACGTCGCCGCGCAGCAAGCCGCCGCCGCCGCGCGGCCGGCGCTGCGCGAGGCGGCGGCCGAGTAG